A genomic window from Pecten maximus chromosome 4, xPecMax1.1, whole genome shotgun sequence includes:
- the LOC117324822 gene encoding uncharacterized protein LOC117324822 has protein sequence MLFMNKRREPEVYGLRLNCTNKKVVATILLLCDILKPVNMLSLYLQEEHVNFTSLPKHVKITTDSLHAVIQKYEGNDWDDVEFAKSEQIFQEIDDRTDLGRQMRGDQQALDPRTFLQETGIPLIYDLIQEIEDAFCIGAPVLSAFAILNPDNLPDTVGELKEYGNNHIQTLVDFYGSRKEDTFMGHTIQMPALMDPLLLKTELESFKTHLFMLSD, from the exons ATGCTCTTTATGAACAAACGAAGAGAACCAGAAGTATACGGCCTCCGACTGAACTGCACAAACAAGAAAGTGGTGGCAACCATTTTACTACTATGTGATATCCTTAAACCAGTCAACATGTTGTCACTATACTTGCAAGAGGAACATGTGAATTTTACGTCCCTaccaaaacatgtaaaaattaCAACAGACTCACTGCATGCAGTTATACAGAAATATGAAGGCAATGACTGGGATGATGTGGAGTTTGCCAAGTCGGAACAAATCTTCCAAGAAATTGATGATCGCACAGATCTTGGAAGACAAATGAGGGGTGACCAGCAGGCACTCGACCCCAGAACATTTCTCCAGGAGACAG GAATTCCTCTCATCTATGATCTAATCCAGGAGATTGAGGATGCCTTTTGCATAGGGGCACCTGTCCTATCAGCATTTGCCATACTGAATCCAGACAATCTTCCAGACACTGTTGGGGAGTTAAAAGAATatggaaat aATCACATCCAGACGCTGGTTGACTTTTATGGGTCAAGGAAAGAGGACACATTTATGGGCCACACAATCCAGATGCCAGCCCTTATGGACCCTCTTCTGCTGAAAACAGAGTTGGAAAGTTTCAAAACCCATCTTTTCATGCTAAG tGATTGA
- the LOC117326596 gene encoding putative nuclease HARBI1, producing MADTGFSREDLSMFMYIFEELFDNTEEERFKRDIICFLAYADEKWPSNEEMDNIAMKFNDMGTYEFSGIIGAVDGTHVRIEPPSENPQAYFNRKKFHSLILQGVCTSDMKLIHVNIGWPGRVHDAKVLRNSDLWNTGFEKCRYGRFHILGDGAYPIKVWLLTPYRDTGHLTRNQTKFNKSLSSKRQVIERAFGLLKGRFRRLKYINKRSIVNMCTVIQSACILHNMCICNGEDLAEFLETDVNDDDDDVHVVQFGENDAEGTLKRINMTNRL from the exons ATGGCTGACACAGGATTCAGCAGAGAAGACCTCTCCATGTTTATGTACATATTTGAGGAATTGTTTGATAATACTGAGGAAGAAAGATTTAAAAGAGACATAATTTGCTTTCTGGCATATGCTGATGAAAA GTGGCCAAGTAACGAGGAAATGGACAACATAGCCATGAAATTTAATGACATGGGTACTTATGAATTTTCAGGCATTATAGGAGCAGTAGACGGAACACATGTCAGGATCGAACCACCCTCAGAAAACCCACAAGCCTACTTCAATCGCAAAAAATTCCATTCCCTAATCTTGCAGGGTGTATGTACAAGTGATATGAAATTAATTCATGTAAACATAGGGTGGCCTGGGAGAGTCCACGATGCAAAGGTCTTAAGAAATTCTGATCTTTGGAATACAGGTTTTGAAAAATGTCGGTATGGTCGTTTCCATATTCTAGGTGATGGTGCCTACCCAATCAAAGTATGGTTACTAACTCCCTACAGAGATACAGGACATCTCACAAGAAATCAAACCAAGTTCAACAAGAGTCTTTCGTCAAAGCGTCAAGTGATAGAAAGAGCCTTTGGCTTGCTTAAAGGTCGCTTTAGACGTCTAAAATATATTAACAAGAGATCAATTGTAAACATGTGCACAGTTATTCAGTCAGCATGTATTCTTCACAATATGTGCATTTGTAACGGAGAAGATCTGGCAGAATTTCTTGAAACAGACgtcaatgatgatgatgatgatgtccATGTTGTCCAATTTGGCGAGAATGATGCAGAAGGAACCCTTAAAAGGATCAACATGACAAACAGACTATAG
- the LOC117324823 gene encoding uncharacterized protein LOC117324823, producing the protein MTHGFACFSTTPDLMDVKVNIDGKDVTIRVDADTINCLRRKDPSVIELVMKLAREQLANDTDEEDHTSTEQSEGLADELPDIEEDSSMSATRSSPSPPHSSSDSTATCSWSNESESLLLETFQKLSNSKQLMKSKWKHISKSLEDEGFFFSAEKCRLKVKTLKERHARIQRKRGKSGESPPTDSMEDKLDEVFQNMPDVNPSCIIESGTSEDVKKTHKRPRTGQKQAELKSELMDLLKQSNDDAERRHREKLTVFKQFLDIVGKK; encoded by the exons ATGACACATGGTTTTGCTTGTTTCAGCACTACACCAGATTTAATGGACGTAAAGGTTAACATTGATGGGAAGGATGTGACTATACGTGTCGACGCTGACACGATAAACTGTTTGAGAAGGAAAG ATCCATCTGTTATTGAACTAGTCATGAAGTTGGCAAGGGAACAGTTGGCAAATGATACAGACGAAGAAGATCATACTAGCACCGAACAGTCAGAAG ggCTGGCAGATGAGTTGCCTGACATCGAAGAAGACTCATCAATGTCTGCTACAAGGTCTTCTCCTTCTCCTCCTCACTCTTCGAGTGACAGCACGGCCACATGCAGCTGGAGTAATGAGAGTGAAAGTTTACTCTTAGAAACGTTTCAAAAGCTAAGTAACAGCAAACAACTAATGAAATCTAAGTGGAAACATATAAGCAAATCACTAGAAGATGAGGGATTCTTTTTCTCTGCTGAAAAATGCAGGTTAAAAGTAAAAACACTTAAGGAAAGACATGCTAGGATACAGAGAAAACGAGGAAAGTCTGGGGAGAGTCCACCAACAGACAGTATGGAGGACAAGTTGGATGAAGTTTTCCAAAACATGCCAGATGTTAATCCATCATGCATAATTGAATCTG GTACTAGTGAAGATGTTAAGAAGACACACAAGAGACCCAGAACAG GTCAGAAGCAGGCAGAACTGAAGTCCGAACTGATGGATTTACTGAAACAATCAAATGATGATGCAGAGCGGCGGCATAGAGAAAAGCTTACTGTGTTCAAGCAATTCCTGGACATTGTAGGGAAAAAATGA
- the LOC117326597 gene encoding uncharacterized protein K02A2.6-like yields MPYRFKVRYEPGTGNIADALSRLVGTRNVGQSKLKMETENYIRFVAREATPSALMTHEVEEASKEDDELSMVRECMESRRWDKTCTPYYPVRDELSRLGYLVLRGTRLVIPKYLRNKCIQLAHQGHLGIVGTKQQLRTKVWWPQMDRDVVKHVKSCHGCQIITGTVHPEPLKPTELPNGPLQDFAIDLLGPLPTGHYVFVVVDYYSRYYEIEIMKDTTSTKITESLENMFCRHGIPVSITSDNGPQFKADHFKDYMRENGIIHRRVTPLYPAANGEVERQNRSLMKRIKITHAQSKDWKTEIRTYLLAYRTTPHSTTGVSPAELMYGRKLRTKLPQKEHLGKSLIDEGVRDRDAHMKYRNKIYIDAKRGAQDSDLKVGESVLVKQKQTDKFSTPFCPTPYTLVEKNGNSCTVVSNDGVCYKRNSTFIKPFQTPEDNLDKQLSGSPLGVIEDILDKQPSGSPLGVMEDNLDDVDDDPPQDIQTETLSRPRRDVKLSVKFKDFVMK; encoded by the coding sequence ATGCCTTACAGATTTAAAGTGCGATACGAACCTGGTACAGGGAACATTGCAGATGCATTGTCGCGATTAGTGGGTACGCGGAATGTCGGTCAAAGTAAACTGAAAATGGAAACGGAGAATTACATTCGTTTCGTAGCAAGGGAGGCTACTCCGTCAGCTTTGATGACTCATGAGGTGGAGGAGGCCTCAAAGGAAGATGACGAACTGTCTATGGTGAGAGAATGTATGGAATCTCGTAGGTGGGACAAAACGTGCACACCATATTATCCGGTGAGAGATGAACTTAGTAGACTTGGATACCTAGTACTACGTGGAACGCGACTAGTCATTCCGAAATACTTAAGGAACAAATGTATTCAACTTGCTCACCAAGGACACTTGGGCATAGTAggaacaaaacaacaattaagGACCAAGGTATGGTGGCCTCAAATGGACAGAGACGTTGTTAAACATGTAAAATCGTGTCATGGGTGTCAAATAATTACCGGAACGGTACACCCAGAACCGTTAAAACCTACAGAGTTGCCTAACGGACCATTGCAAGACTTCGCCATTGACTTACTGGGACCGCTTCCAACTGGTCATTATGTGTTTGTGGTAGTAGACTACTATAGCCGTTACTACGAGATTGAAATCATGAAAGATACCACAAGTACAAAGATCACAGAAAGTTTGGAGAACATGTTTTGTCGTCATGGGATACCAGTATCTATAACGTCGGATAATGGACCACAGTTTAAGGCTGACCATTTTAAAGACTACATGCGAGAAAATGGAATTATACACCGCCGTGTTACTCCATTGTATCCAGCTGCGAACGGCGAAGTTGAACGCCAAAATCGTTCACTGATGAAACGTATCAAGATCACGCACGCGCAGTCAAAAGACTGGAAGACAGAAATACGGACATATCTATTAGCGTATAGGACAACACCACACAGTACGACCGGAGTATCTCCTGCGGAGTTGATGTACGGGAGGAAATTGAGGACAAAACTGCCTCAAAAAGAACATTTAGGAAAGAGTTTGATCGATGAGGGAGTACGTGACAGAGACGCGCACATGAAATATCGTAACAAGATATATATTGACGCGAAACGTGGTGCTCAAGATTCTGACTTGAAAGTCGGAGAGTCTGTACTGGTGAAACAGAAACAAACAGACAAGTTTAGCACACCATTCTGTCCTACGCCCTACACACTAGTTGAGAAAAACGGAAATAGCTGCACTGTTGTGTCGAATGATGGCGTGTGTTACAAAAGGAACAGCACGTTCATTAAACCATTCCAAACACCAGAGGACAACCTGGACAAGCAGCTGAGTGGAAGTCCATTGGGAGTCATTGAGGACATCCTGGACAAGCAGCCGAGTGGAAGTCCATTGGGAGTCATGGAGGACAACCTGGACGACGTCGATGATGATCCGCCACAAGATATCCAGACAGAGACGTTGTCCAGGCCCAGGAGAGATGTTAAACTTTCCGTGAAGTTTAAAGACTTTGTTATGAAAtaa